One segment of Equus asinus isolate D_3611 breed Donkey chromosome 18, EquAss-T2T_v2, whole genome shotgun sequence DNA contains the following:
- the B3GALT5 gene encoding beta-1,3-galactosyltransferase 5: MANVKMMLLCLSLVVLGALCLYLSMYTLIPFKEGPFVFKRRQENFLQLPDVDCGQNPPFLVLLVTSSQEQTVARTVIRNTWGQEKIVKGKRIKTLFLLGTTTSKATSKAVAHEGRQYRDIIQKDFLDVYFNLTLKTMMGIEWIHRFCPQAAFVMKTDSDMFINIYYLTELLLKKNRTTRFFTGFLKMHDYPIRMKQSKWFVSKYEYPWDRYPPFCSGTAYVFSGDVARQVYEVSETVPFLKLEDVFVGLCLAKLKIKPEELHSEQTFFPGGLSFSTCRFRKIVASHFVKPNDMLIYWHALESSLGEECPAV; the protein is encoded by the coding sequence ATGGCCAACGTGAAGATGATGTTGCTGTGTCTTTCACTGGTGGTTCTGGGAGCCCTCTGTTTGTATTTGAGCATGTACACTCTGATTCCTTTTAAAGAAGGGCCGTTTGTTTTCAAGAGAAGGCAGGAGAACTTCCTTCAGCTCCCAGATGTGGACTGTGGGCAGAATCCTCCCTTCCTTGTCCTCCTGGTGACTTCATCCCAGGAACAGACAGTGGCTCGCACGGTCATCCGGAACACGTGGGGACAAGAAAAGATTGTGAAAGGAAAACGAATAAAGACGCTCTTCCTCTTGGGAACCACCACCAGTAAGGCCACATCGAAAGCGGTGGCCCACGAAGGCCGGCAATATCGAGATATCATCCAGAAGGACTTTCTGGATGTTTATTTCAATTTAACTCTGAAGACCATGATGGGTATAGAGTGGATCCACCGCTTCTGTCCTCAGGCAGCTTTTGTGATGAAAACAGACTCTGACATGTTTATCAACATCTACTATTTGACTGAGCTGCTtctgaagaaaaacagaacaactCGGTTTTTTACTGGCTTCTTAAAAATGCACGACTACCCGATTAGGATGAAGCAGAGTAAGTGGTTTGTCAGTAAATACGAGTATCCGTGGGACAGGTACCCACCTTTTTGCTCGGGCACCGCCTACGTGTTTTCTGGCGATGTTGCACGTCAGGTGTATGAAGTTTCTGAGACTGTTCCGTTCCTTAAACTGGAAGATGTCTTTGTGGGGCTCTGCCTCGCAAAACTGAAGATCAAACCGGAGGAGCTCCACTCTGAGCAGACCTTTTTCCCAGGTGGGTTAAGCTTTTCCACATGCCGTTTTAGGAAGATCGTGGCCTCCCATTTTGTCAAGCCTAACGATATGCTGATCTATTGGCATGCTCTGGAAAGTTCCCTGGGAGAAGAGTGTCCAGCTGTCTGA